A stretch of Gadus chalcogrammus isolate NIFS_2021 chromosome 9, NIFS_Gcha_1.0, whole genome shotgun sequence DNA encodes these proteins:
- the LOC130389000 gene encoding high choriolytic enzyme 1-like, whose translation MSALKYALSLLALLVVSTWAEERPVSEILWEANKDVVRTEDEPYVVDDIAYDNEMERNADPCTSRGCMWGKSSDGKVYVPYTVSSQYSSRERSIIDRGLQSFSGFSCIRFVKRSNQRDYLSIQSLSGCYSFVGRTGNSQTVSLSRQGCLYHNTVQHELLHALGFNHEQTRSDRDQHIRVLLQNVQSGMQHNFNKIATLNQATPYDYNSVMQYHKYAFSKNNQPTMLPIPNQNAVIGKATQMSQNDITRLNRLYKC comes from the exons ATGTCTGCCCTGAAGTACGCTCTGAGCCTGCTGGCTCTCCTTGTGGTCTCCACCTGGGCTGAG GAACGCCCCGTGTCTGAGATCCTCTGGGAAGCTAACAAGGATGTCG TCCGCACTGAGGACGAGCCCTACGTTGTGGACGACATCGCCTACGACAACGAGATGGAGAGGAACGCTGACCCCTGCACTTCCCGCGGCTGCATGTGGGGAAAGTCTAGCGACGGCAAGGTCTACGTGCCCTACACCGTCTCCAGCCAGTACT CCTCCCGCGAGCGGTCCATCATCGACCGCGGCCTGCAGTCCTTCTCTGGCTTCTCCTGCATCCGCTTCGTCAAGCGCAGCAACCAGAGGGATTACCTCAGCATCCAGTCCCTCAGCGG GTGCTATTCCTTCGTGGGTCGCACCGGTAACTCCCAGACGGTGTCCCTGAGTCGTCAGGGCTGCCTGTACCACAACACTGTGCAGCACGAGCTGCTGCACGCCCTGGGCTTCAACCATGAGCAGACCCGCTCTGACCGCGACCAGCACATCAGGGTGCTGCTGCAGAACGTCCAGTCGG gcatgCAGCACAACTTCAACAAGATCGCAACTCTGAACCAGGCCACCCCCTACGACTACAACTCTGTCATGCAGTACCACAA GTACGCCTTCTCCAAGAACAACCAGCCCACCATGTTACCCATCCCCAACCAGAACGCCGTGATCGGCAAGGCCACCCAGATGAGCCAGAACGACATCACCAGGCTGAACAGGCTGTACAAGTGCTGA
- the LOC130388998 gene encoding uncharacterized protein LOC130388998 isoform X1 has protein sequence MSYSSSPHINTNNRKRRLNDGQEAPQGRDLLASPHNARLCQHLCGGPCSDSADCSHSPSPSPGQAGTTQCHSSHVCEDVREEGLGRTRIRAENEVEANKLVNNYRFGFRKWKSHVTERPFEDRSEAVKELYSELNVIKPSTGHLVSVGNIVYVFLFGWWVALVYLLVCILMFTTVIGTPYGKLCWRLSWYFLWPFGKTIQETGNGCMHCGAMSPYCACNNGREDVVPILLPSPTETPDSVGPIPRGTPYWRRFTTYVWLLLGFPLLAVVHSLVCVLAWTMVFTIPVAKMNARTLGTILLMPPEDVSVTTGSERSQGYGSKALLCCSNATNWHYYKYTVDGINVFAVNLLPLVIVAMVIGYIDTGNQYASSNLKFGIAVSSIIPLSYYIGMGIASISAQSNFAVGALVNATFGSITEMTFYITALIRGHKAGNPCLQEIVKAALTGTLFGCILFIPGISMVVGGLKHSEQRFNSRSTGVGSALLFISVGGVFAPTLFSKAYGNLVCDACTTSAGGNATFTCHDCHYDLNNSTLFHNHVEPLVYSVCVLLPVAYIIGLIFTLKTHSHIYDIQVGEGHAVAPGGAVVHWSRWRSLLILIMATLLMSACADLATQHIQPILHQPNISQYFIGVTVIAMVPEIPEIVNGIQFALQNNINLR, from the exons ATGTCCTATTCTTCAAGTCCACATATAAACACGAACAACAGAAAAAGGAGGCTGAACGATGGTCAAG AAGCACCACAGGGCCGGGACCTGCTGGCCAGTCCCCACAACGCGCGTCTCTGTCAGCACCTCTGTGGAGGTCCGTGCTCTGACTCTGCAGACTGCTCCCACAGCCCCTCTCCGTCCCCAGGACAGGCGGGCACCACACAAT GCCACAGCTCTCACGTTTGTGAGGACGTCAGGGAGGAGGGTCTCGGAAGGACCAGGATACGAGCCGAGAACGAGGTGGAGGCCAACAAACTGGTCAACAACTACAGG tttggtTTTAGAAAGTGGAAGAGCCATGTGACAGAGCGCCCATTTGAAGACCGTTCAGAAGCTGTGAAAGAGCTCTACTCTGAGCTTAATGTCATAAAACCAAGCACAG GTCACCTGGTCTCTGTTGGAAACATAGTTTATGTGTTTCTGTTCGGTTGGTGGGTGGCTCTGGTTTACCTACTGGTCTGCATACTCATGTTCACCACTGTCATTGGGACACCGTATG GGAAGCTTTGCTGGCGGTTATCGTGGTACTTTCTCTGGCCTTTTGGTAAAACCATCCAGGAG ACAGGGAACGGGTGTATGCACTGCGGTGCGATGTCTCCCTACTGTGCTTGTAACAATGGACGGGAGGATGTGGTCCCCATTCTTCTGCCTTCCCCCACAGAGACCCCAGACTCGGTGGGGCCCATCCCTCGAGGAACCCCCTACTGG CGCCGGTTCACCACGTACGTGTGGCTGCTTCTGGGCTTCCCTCTGCTGGCTGTGGTCCACTCCCTGGTCTGCGTCCTGGCCTGGACGATGGTCTTCACCATCCCTGTGGCCAAGATGAACGCCCGCACGCTGGGCACCATACTGCTTATGCCCCCCGAGGACGTGTCCGTCACCACGGGCTCAGAGAGAAGT CAGGGATACGGGTCAAAAGCACTCCTCTGTTGTTCGAATGCAACCAACTGGCACTACTACAAGTACACTGTGGATGGAATCAACGTGTTTGCCGTCa ATCTGCTTCCCCTGGTAATCGTTGCCATGGTAATTGGGTACATTGACACAGGAAACCAGTATGCCAGCTCCAACTTAAAGTTTGGCATAGCGGTCAGTTCCATTATCCCTCTGTCTTACTACATCGGGATGGGCATCGCCAG TATCTCGGCCCAGAGTAACTTTGCGGTGGGTGCGCTGGTGAACGCCACGTTCGGCTCCATCACTGAGATGACCTTCTACATCACGGCCCTGATCAGAGGTCACAAGGCAGGCAACCCCTGCCTGCAGGAGATAGTGAAGGCGGCGCTGACCGGCACCCTGTTTGGCTGCATCCTCTTCATCCCT ggCATCAGCATGGTGGTCGGGGGGCTGAAACACAGCGAGCAGCGATTCAACAGCCGGTCTACAGGGGTGGGCTCTGCCCTGCTCTTCATCTCtgtaggag GTGTGTTTGCGCCCACCCTGTTCTCCAAGGCCTACGGGAACCTGGTCTGTGACGCCTGCACAACCTCTGCTGGAGGCAACGCCACCTTTACCTGCCACGATTGCCACTACGATCTG AACAACTCTACACTGTTCCATAACCATGTTGA ACCGCTAGTGTACTCGGTCTGCGTGCTTCTGCCCGTGGCCTACATCATCGGCCTGATCTTCACCTTGAAGACACACTCCCACATCTACGACATCCAGGTTGGAGAGGGACACG ccgtGGCCCCGGGGGGGGCGGTTGTCCACTGGTCTCGCTGGAGGTCCCTGCTGATCCTCATCATGGCCACCCTGCTCATGTCTGCGTGCGCCGACCTGGCCACTCAGCACATCCAGCCCATCCTGCACCAGCCCAACATCTCCCAG TATTTCATAGGCGTGACAGTCATCGCCATGGTCCCAGAGATCCCAGAGATCGTCAACGGGATCCAGTTCGCCCTTCAGAACAACATCAATCTCAGGTAG
- the LOC130388998 gene encoding uncharacterized protein LOC130388998 isoform X2, translating into MSYSSSPHINTNNRKRRLNDGQEAPQGRDLLASPHNARLCQHLCGGPCSDSADCSHSPSPSPGQAGTTQCHSSHVCEDVREEGLGRTRIRAENEVEANKLVNNYRFGFRKWKSHVTERPFEDRSEAVKELYSELNVIKPSTGHLVSVGNIVYVFLFGWWVALVYLLVCILMFTTVIGTPYGKLCWRLSWYFLWPFGKTIQETGNGCMHCGAMSPYCACNNGREDVVPILLPSPTETPDSVGPIPRGTPYWRRFTTYVWLLLGFPLLAVVHSLVCVLAWTMVFTIPVAKMNARTLGTILLMPPEDVSVTTGSERSGYGSKALLCCSNATNWHYYKYTVDGINVFAVNLLPLVIVAMVIGYIDTGNQYASSNLKFGIAVSSIIPLSYYIGMGIASISAQSNFAVGALVNATFGSITEMTFYITALIRGHKAGNPCLQEIVKAALTGTLFGCILFIPGISMVVGGLKHSEQRFNSRSTGVGSALLFISVGGVFAPTLFSKAYGNLVCDACTTSAGGNATFTCHDCHYDLNNSTLFHNHVEPLVYSVCVLLPVAYIIGLIFTLKTHSHIYDIQVGEGHAVAPGGAVVHWSRWRSLLILIMATLLMSACADLATQHIQPILHQPNISQYFIGVTVIAMVPEIPEIVNGIQFALQNNINLR; encoded by the exons ATGTCCTATTCTTCAAGTCCACATATAAACACGAACAACAGAAAAAGGAGGCTGAACGATGGTCAAG AAGCACCACAGGGCCGGGACCTGCTGGCCAGTCCCCACAACGCGCGTCTCTGTCAGCACCTCTGTGGAGGTCCGTGCTCTGACTCTGCAGACTGCTCCCACAGCCCCTCTCCGTCCCCAGGACAGGCGGGCACCACACAAT GCCACAGCTCTCACGTTTGTGAGGACGTCAGGGAGGAGGGTCTCGGAAGGACCAGGATACGAGCCGAGAACGAGGTGGAGGCCAACAAACTGGTCAACAACTACAGG tttggtTTTAGAAAGTGGAAGAGCCATGTGACAGAGCGCCCATTTGAAGACCGTTCAGAAGCTGTGAAAGAGCTCTACTCTGAGCTTAATGTCATAAAACCAAGCACAG GTCACCTGGTCTCTGTTGGAAACATAGTTTATGTGTTTCTGTTCGGTTGGTGGGTGGCTCTGGTTTACCTACTGGTCTGCATACTCATGTTCACCACTGTCATTGGGACACCGTATG GGAAGCTTTGCTGGCGGTTATCGTGGTACTTTCTCTGGCCTTTTGGTAAAACCATCCAGGAG ACAGGGAACGGGTGTATGCACTGCGGTGCGATGTCTCCCTACTGTGCTTGTAACAATGGACGGGAGGATGTGGTCCCCATTCTTCTGCCTTCCCCCACAGAGACCCCAGACTCGGTGGGGCCCATCCCTCGAGGAACCCCCTACTGG CGCCGGTTCACCACGTACGTGTGGCTGCTTCTGGGCTTCCCTCTGCTGGCTGTGGTCCACTCCCTGGTCTGCGTCCTGGCCTGGACGATGGTCTTCACCATCCCTGTGGCCAAGATGAACGCCCGCACGCTGGGCACCATACTGCTTATGCCCCCCGAGGACGTGTCCGTCACCACGGGCTCAGAGAGAAGT GGATACGGGTCAAAAGCACTCCTCTGTTGTTCGAATGCAACCAACTGGCACTACTACAAGTACACTGTGGATGGAATCAACGTGTTTGCCGTCa ATCTGCTTCCCCTGGTAATCGTTGCCATGGTAATTGGGTACATTGACACAGGAAACCAGTATGCCAGCTCCAACTTAAAGTTTGGCATAGCGGTCAGTTCCATTATCCCTCTGTCTTACTACATCGGGATGGGCATCGCCAG TATCTCGGCCCAGAGTAACTTTGCGGTGGGTGCGCTGGTGAACGCCACGTTCGGCTCCATCACTGAGATGACCTTCTACATCACGGCCCTGATCAGAGGTCACAAGGCAGGCAACCCCTGCCTGCAGGAGATAGTGAAGGCGGCGCTGACCGGCACCCTGTTTGGCTGCATCCTCTTCATCCCT ggCATCAGCATGGTGGTCGGGGGGCTGAAACACAGCGAGCAGCGATTCAACAGCCGGTCTACAGGGGTGGGCTCTGCCCTGCTCTTCATCTCtgtaggag GTGTGTTTGCGCCCACCCTGTTCTCCAAGGCCTACGGGAACCTGGTCTGTGACGCCTGCACAACCTCTGCTGGAGGCAACGCCACCTTTACCTGCCACGATTGCCACTACGATCTG AACAACTCTACACTGTTCCATAACCATGTTGA ACCGCTAGTGTACTCGGTCTGCGTGCTTCTGCCCGTGGCCTACATCATCGGCCTGATCTTCACCTTGAAGACACACTCCCACATCTACGACATCCAGGTTGGAGAGGGACACG ccgtGGCCCCGGGGGGGGCGGTTGTCCACTGGTCTCGCTGGAGGTCCCTGCTGATCCTCATCATGGCCACCCTGCTCATGTCTGCGTGCGCCGACCTGGCCACTCAGCACATCCAGCCCATCCTGCACCAGCCCAACATCTCCCAG TATTTCATAGGCGTGACAGTCATCGCCATGGTCCCAGAGATCCCAGAGATCGTCAACGGGATCCAGTTCGCCCTTCAGAACAACATCAATCTCAGGTAG